A region from the Actinoplanes sp. OR16 genome encodes:
- the eccB gene encoding type VII secretion protein EccB: MTSRRDQLQSYQFMNQRVISAFVMRETDPAQSPLRRGIGALFAGLMVAILVAAVYGIYGVLTRSGPDQWQTDGSVVVERETGASFVYLRDKLHPALNFTSAKLAAARPNPQVFRVAAKSLTDVPRGVTIGIAGAPASLPDPGQQVRLPWSMCAVASTDPRTVLLVGSTPPGTEGRPLGDRALLVAGDPAGGINLVWQGRKHLIRNARVTVPALFGAVSPTPVGVAWLNALPSGADIAPIDVDDRGGDSDAVEGFDNGDVLFNETGSGRQFYLVLDDRLAPITPLQQAVLDAAFPSDPQEISAADVARFDPEPLDPDADQSVQGPATVPELAPITADTAACAVTRDAAAPPDLLIGTPAAALSNAVPTTGAPLADAVQVPPGRFELVRSAGGIQLITDLGARHPLPDPDVAAFLGYAPENATEIPAALLNTIPAGVTLDPAEAVKPVATVD; encoded by the coding sequence GTGACGTCCCGGCGCGACCAACTGCAGTCCTACCAGTTCATGAACCAGCGCGTGATCTCCGCGTTCGTGATGCGCGAGACCGATCCGGCCCAGTCCCCGCTGCGCCGTGGCATCGGCGCCCTCTTCGCCGGCCTGATGGTCGCGATCCTGGTGGCGGCGGTGTACGGCATCTACGGCGTCCTCACCCGCAGCGGACCGGATCAGTGGCAGACGGACGGGTCAGTGGTCGTCGAGCGGGAAACCGGCGCCAGTTTCGTCTATCTGCGCGACAAGTTGCACCCCGCGCTGAACTTCACCTCGGCCAAGCTGGCCGCCGCCCGACCGAATCCGCAGGTCTTCCGGGTGGCCGCCAAGTCCCTGACCGATGTTCCCCGCGGCGTCACGATCGGCATCGCGGGTGCACCGGCCTCCCTCCCGGACCCCGGTCAGCAGGTCCGGCTGCCGTGGTCGATGTGCGCGGTCGCCTCCACCGATCCACGAACAGTGCTCCTAGTGGGTTCGACGCCACCTGGTACGGAGGGCCGGCCGCTCGGAGACCGCGCCCTCCTCGTAGCGGGCGACCCGGCCGGCGGCATCAACCTCGTGTGGCAGGGCCGCAAGCATCTGATCCGGAACGCCCGGGTGACCGTTCCGGCCCTGTTCGGCGCGGTGTCACCCACCCCCGTGGGCGTGGCCTGGCTGAACGCCCTGCCGTCCGGCGCCGACATCGCCCCGATCGACGTGGACGACCGCGGCGGCGACTCGGACGCCGTCGAGGGCTTCGACAACGGCGACGTCCTGTTCAACGAGACCGGCTCGGGCCGCCAGTTCTACCTGGTCCTGGACGACAGACTGGCCCCGATCACTCCCCTGCAACAGGCCGTCCTGGACGCCGCCTTCCCGTCCGACCCGCAGGAGATCTCCGCGGCCGACGTGGCCCGCTTCGACCCGGAACCCCTGGACCCGGACGCCGACCAGTCGGTCCAGGGCCCCGCCACCGTTCCCGAACTGGCGCCGATCACCGCGGACACCGCCGCCTGCGCCGTCACCCGGGACGCCGCCGCTCCCCCGGATCTGCTGATCGGCACCCCGGCCGCGGCCCTGTCCAACGCCGTACCGACGACCGGCGCCCCCCTCGCCGACGCCGTCCAGGTCCCGCCGGGCCGCTTCGAACTGGTCCGCTCAGCAGGAGGAATCCAGCTGATCACCGATCTGGGAGCCCGCCACCCGTTGCCGGACCCTGACGTGGCCGCGTTCCTGGGTTACGCCCCGGAGAACGCCACCGAGATCCCTGCAGCTCTGCTGAACACCATCCCGGCCGGGGTGACCTTGGACCCGGCCGAGGCCGTGAAGCCGGTCGCCACAGTGGACTGA
- the eccD gene encoding type VII secretion integral membrane protein EccD, which translates to MTAPGGPSLARVTVAAPTRRMDLALPDNMLVAELLPHLLRHASSGEAADLTGGWVLRRATGAVLEPGRNLATQGVRDGELLHLSPARDDWPELAYDDVVEVIASGSRRAGRTWSDTATRRCGLAVTAGALLLGIGGLAADGPPWVVTASIALAVGVALIVAGILLSRAFSDAGAGAIVAASGLPYAFLGGAWLLAAPEIGAPGLLLGSSTLLVLSVLGHVGVAGLARLFVAGMAAGLTGLLAAALSLAGMSAAGAAAVALTAAIGLLPAYPVLAGWLGRLPYPELPNRAEEILQDKPVPRREDVFAAVVRSAEVLTGLLLSAALCSFIAMTFLALTGPATSSVLLMIAAVTALLLRARLLPTAPQRIPLLVAGFAGLAGLGAGPVVTGDVPGIALLAGALLTAAIALPAAIVFSKRPPSPYLGRAADILDVVAIMALIPLACAVIGVYDEIRGLFASIGG; encoded by the coding sequence ATGACCGCACCGGGAGGGCCTAGCCTCGCCCGGGTCACTGTCGCCGCGCCGACCCGCCGGATGGATCTCGCGCTGCCCGACAACATGCTCGTCGCCGAGTTGCTGCCGCACCTGCTGCGCCACGCCTCATCGGGTGAGGCGGCCGATCTCACCGGCGGCTGGGTGCTGCGGCGGGCCACCGGCGCCGTGCTCGAACCGGGACGCAATCTCGCTACTCAAGGTGTTCGCGACGGCGAGTTGCTGCACCTGAGCCCGGCCCGTGACGACTGGCCCGAGCTGGCGTACGACGACGTCGTCGAGGTGATCGCGAGCGGTTCCCGGCGCGCCGGGCGGACGTGGAGTGACACCGCTACCCGCCGCTGCGGCCTCGCCGTCACCGCGGGCGCGCTGCTGCTCGGCATCGGCGGGCTCGCCGCCGACGGTCCACCGTGGGTGGTCACCGCGTCCATAGCCCTCGCGGTCGGCGTGGCGCTGATCGTGGCCGGCATCCTGCTCTCCCGGGCGTTCAGCGACGCCGGCGCCGGCGCGATCGTGGCCGCCTCCGGCCTGCCCTATGCGTTCCTCGGCGGCGCCTGGCTGCTCGCCGCGCCCGAGATCGGCGCTCCGGGCCTGCTGCTCGGATCGTCGACGCTGCTGGTGCTCAGCGTCCTCGGCCACGTCGGGGTCGCGGGCTTGGCCAGGCTTTTCGTCGCCGGGATGGCGGCCGGCCTGACCGGTCTGCTCGCCGCGGCGCTGTCCCTGGCCGGCATGTCCGCCGCGGGCGCCGCCGCCGTGGCGCTGACCGCCGCGATCGGTCTGCTGCCGGCGTACCCGGTTCTCGCCGGCTGGCTCGGCCGCCTGCCCTACCCGGAGTTGCCGAACCGCGCCGAGGAGATCCTCCAGGACAAGCCCGTACCCCGCCGCGAGGACGTCTTCGCCGCCGTGGTCCGCTCCGCCGAAGTGCTCACCGGCCTGCTGCTCTCGGCCGCCCTGTGCAGCTTCATCGCCATGACGTTCCTGGCTCTCACCGGCCCTGCGACCTCGTCGGTGCTCCTCATGATCGCCGCGGTGACGGCGCTGCTGCTCCGTGCTCGCCTGCTGCCCACCGCTCCCCAGCGCATCCCGTTGCTGGTCGCCGGGTTCGCTGGTCTGGCCGGCCTGGGAGCCGGTCCGGTCGTGACGGGAGACGTACCGGGAATCGCTCTTCTCGCCGGCGCACTGCTGACCGCGGCGATCGCGCTGCCCGCGGCGATCGTCTTCAGCAAACGCCCGCCGTCGCCCTACCTGGGCCGCGCCGCCGACATCCTCGACGTCGTCGCGATCATGGCGCTGATCCCGCTGGCCTGCGCGGTGATCGGCGTCTACGACGAGATCCGCGGCCTGTTCGCCTCGATCGGCGGCTAG